From one Aeropyrum camini SY1 = JCM 12091 genomic stretch:
- a CDS encoding LUD domain-containing protein — translation MGSPLDDVIDEVSRALEDRDFQEGLMRSGLNNQKKVAEILSRNPEILEAAKRVAEVKRESVGRLGELVEEAVESLRRVGANPYYAETAEDAREIVGKIVGRGSIVVMSKSMAAEEIGLREYLESLGSEVWETDLGQLLVMLEGVKPMHNVAPAVHMTRERAARIIRDKLGIEVDPSDVEGMVAAVRQFLREKFFKARVGITGANSLSAETGTIVLVENEGNIRLVSSLPPVHVALVPIDKIVPTVWDAVNVALVQAAFAGFWMPVYISLITGPSATGDIEQIKVLGAHGPREVHVVLLDNGRMKAASHPF, via the coding sequence GTGGGTAGCCCCCTTGACGATGTTATAGATGAGGTTTCGAGGGCTCTGGAGGACAGGGATTTCCAGGAGGGCTTGATGAGGAGCGGCCTGAACAACCAGAAGAAGGTGGCTGAGATACTCTCGAGAAATCCGGAGATACTTGAGGCTGCTAAAAGGGTTGCGGAGGTTAAGAGGGAGAGCGTTGGGCGCCTGGGAGAGCTTGTTGAGGAGGCTGTCGAGTCTCTGCGCAGGGTGGGGGCAAACCCCTACTACGCGGAGACTGCTGAGGATGCGAGGGAGATCGTGGGTAAGATTGTGGGTAGAGGCTCCATCGTGGTCATGTCTAAGAGCATGGCGGCTGAGGAGATTGGCCTGAGGGAGTACCTCGAGTCCCTGGGAAGCGAGGTTTGGGAAACGGATCTCGGCCAGCTCCTGGTTATGCTTGAAGGTGTCAAGCCCATGCACAATGTAGCCCCCGCTGTGCACATGACGAGGGAGAGGGCCGCTAGGATAATAAGGGATAAGCTGGGCATAGAAGTTGACCCAAGCGACGTAGAGGGCATGGTGGCCGCGGTCAGACAGTTTTTAAGGGAGAAATTCTTCAAAGCCAGAGTAGGGATAACCGGGGCCAACTCGCTGTCTGCAGAGACAGGCACAATAGTGCTGGTCGAGAACGAGGGCAACATCCGCTTGGTATCCTCCCTCCCCCCCGTCCACGTGGCCCTGGTGCCTATAGACAAGATAGTGCCCACGGTCTGGGACGCCGTTAACGTGGCCCTGGTGCAGGCTGCGTTCGCTGGCTTCTGGATGCCGGTCTATATATCTCTCATAACAGGTCCATCCGCCACCGGGGATATAGAGCAGATAAAGGTGCTGGGGGCCCACGGCCCCAGGGAGGTCCACGTGGTCCTCCTCGACAATGGCAGGATGAAGGCTGCTAGCCACCCTTTCTAG
- a CDS encoding DUF359 domain-containing protein, producing MTTKHLLPVLSLPEDLRESLASAAGPVYSGERFVDEIAATPCGGVACIGDFVSQICLSALSRRPDTPLLLVLDGKTRRESGVATGVPEGFKLYQARSPPGHLSLEVYSLVCSAIEGGGRSAVVVEGEEDLAALAALDCGSGWTIVYGLPGVGGVVVHNCLRKPGVGSSGIIAFKPGVVRLKA from the coding sequence ATGACTACCAAACACCTCCTACCCGTCCTAAGCCTCCCCGAGGACCTCAGAGAGTCTCTGGCTTCAGCAGCCGGACCTGTATATAGTGGAGAGAGGTTTGTGGACGAGATCGCGGCAACACCCTGCGGAGGGGTGGCCTGTATAGGCGATTTCGTGTCGCAAATCTGCCTCTCAGCACTATCTAGGAGGCCGGACACACCTCTCCTCCTCGTTCTAGACGGCAAGACGAGGAGGGAGAGCGGGGTGGCCACAGGCGTTCCAGAAGGATTCAAGCTCTATCAGGCTAGAAGCCCTCCAGGGCATCTCTCGCTTGAGGTGTACTCGCTGGTATGTAGCGCTATAGAGGGGGGTGGGAGGAGCGCCGTGGTTGTTGAGGGCGAGGAGGACCTAGCCGCCCTCGCCGCTCTAGACTGTGGTAGTGGTTGGACGATAGTCTACGGTCTACCGGGCGTCGGAGGTGTCGTTGTCCATAACTGCCTGAGGAAACCTGGAGTGGGGAGCTCCGGTATTATAGCCTTTAAACCCGGGGTAGTAAGGCTCAAAGCATGA
- a CDS encoding nucleotidyltransferase family protein, translated as MSTPRIALILAGGKGRRFRPYTDLIPKPMIPLGRSEKPLLEYVVKMLSLQGVENIVLLVGYKWRYIYNYFGRGEKLGVKIDYSIDDEKYSGTGGSVLKALENGKVAEDDFLVWYGDIIAEVSLDSMYKLHKSLSASATLAVAEKYQVPVGVVRTGGAGVIESVEEKPWIDVNVFIGIAVFSKSSFMETAKHLGTSFDIMGDMMPILVRRARAVAYIHNGPWFDVGSLERYEKLREDVISRLEQKLFPENT; from the coding sequence TTGTCAACCCCCAGGATAGCCCTTATACTTGCAGGCGGTAAGGGGAGGAGATTCAGGCCATATACAGACCTCATACCCAAACCCATGATACCTCTAGGCCGGTCAGAGAAGCCTCTACTCGAGTATGTGGTTAAAATGCTCTCCCTCCAGGGCGTCGAGAACATAGTCCTACTCGTCGGCTACAAGTGGCGCTACATCTACAACTACTTCGGTAGGGGCGAGAAGCTGGGTGTTAAGATAGACTATAGTATAGACGATGAAAAGTACAGTGGGACCGGAGGGAGCGTTCTCAAAGCCCTAGAGAACGGTAAGGTCGCGGAGGACGACTTTCTTGTATGGTATGGAGACATTATAGCAGAGGTCAGCCTAGACTCTATGTACAAGCTACATAAGAGCCTAAGCGCCTCGGCCACCCTAGCCGTTGCAGAGAAGTACCAGGTCCCCGTGGGTGTCGTTAGGACAGGGGGAGCCGGTGTTATAGAGAGTGTGGAGGAAAAACCGTGGATAGACGTCAACGTCTTCATAGGGATAGCAGTTTTCAGCAAGTCCTCCTTCATGGAGACGGCAAAACACCTGGGAACTAGCTTCGATATAATGGGAGACATGATGCCCATACTCGTTAGAAGGGCCAGAGCAGTAGCCTACATCCACAACGGCCCCTGGTTTGACGTAGGCAGTCTGGAGAGGTATGAGAAGCTGAGGGAGGACGTCATATCGAGGCTCGAGCAGAAGCTATTCCCCGAGAACACATAA
- a CDS encoding MqnA/MqnD/SBP family protein — MVYDIALPSHSYALPLLDEVLSRGLRVIELQPPEAYKALIEGRVRSALIPLALAQDVKICPGPMVWSLSATMSVAIYSRTARSLGECRGIAVSGESRTSLTYLLKVRERMEAGWDIVHAERSCVTLECLLSHSDCALILGDNALRARARLKPVEDLGSLVKRVLGVSPVYAVAASTGNCPEGLPRGEPPVRRRHIEEVCRRTGISLRDALLYFTLVNLHYDPEALEKVLPLFHS; from the coding sequence ATGGTCTATGACATTGCGCTTCCAAGCCACTCCTACGCCCTCCCCCTCCTGGACGAGGTCCTCTCCAGAGGTCTCAGGGTTATTGAGCTACAGCCCCCCGAGGCTTACAAAGCCCTCATTGAAGGTAGGGTAAGGTCCGCCCTCATACCACTTGCACTAGCCCAGGACGTCAAAATATGCCCCGGACCCATGGTGTGGAGCCTCTCGGCCACAATGAGCGTCGCAATCTACTCCAGGACAGCTAGAAGCCTCGGTGAATGTAGGGGTATAGCGGTTTCAGGCGAGTCAAGGACCTCTCTCACCTATCTATTAAAGGTTAGGGAGAGAATGGAGGCTGGCTGGGACATAGTCCATGCTGAGAGAAGCTGCGTCACCCTCGAATGCCTACTCTCACACAGCGACTGCGCCCTCATCCTGGGCGATAATGCGCTCAGGGCCAGAGCTAGGCTGAAGCCGGTAGAGGATCTGGGGAGCCTTGTGAAGAGGGTCCTTGGGGTGAGCCCCGTGTATGCAGTGGCAGCATCCACAGGGAACTGCCCAGAAGGCCTGCCCAGGGGTGAGCCGCCTGTTAGAAGGAGGCATATAGAGGAGGTGTGTAGAAGGACGGGTATAAGCCTGCGCGACGCTCTACTCTACTTCACATTGGTAAACCTACACTACGACCCCGAGGCCCTAGAGAAGGTTCTACCCCTCTTTCATAGTTGA
- a CDS encoding radical SAM protein, whose translation MELRPPRWLERMVGVYGDRSLERAVYGDRLSRHDIERLISETPLHPLAAAADYYARIVKKGVGSYIVNIYLAYTNVCVTRCTFCDFYVPPERRSSGYTHQPEHLGRVAGLARKRLGVREVHMVGGNDPELPLDYYEEAIRAIKREAPGVILKAFTAEEIGFIAKATGNSPREVLSRFREAGLDALPGGGAEVLSEEVRRRIAPLKISSDEYLEIHRLAHSMGIRSNITLLYAHIEEPRHIAEHLDRIRSLQEETGGFISFIPIRFNPGKTPLSRHPEYVRRGDRGGLYDLRIVAASRLALLGAIDNIMAYWVSMGEKLAQAALSHGANDIGGTFYNESVISAASSLKKRKGMSPERLAFNIATAGWTPMERDTFYNYYPPRAEPPRLPWMQG comes from the coding sequence GTGGAGCTCAGGCCTCCTAGGTGGCTGGAGAGGATGGTCGGTGTCTATGGGGACAGGAGTCTCGAGAGGGCTGTTTATGGAGACCGGCTATCCAGGCATGATATAGAGAGGCTTATATCTGAGACACCCCTCCACCCCCTGGCTGCTGCGGCAGACTACTATGCGAGGATTGTCAAGAAGGGTGTGGGCAGCTATATAGTAAACATATACCTAGCCTACACCAACGTGTGTGTGACGAGGTGCACTTTCTGCGATTTCTACGTGCCACCGGAGAGGAGGAGCAGCGGCTACACCCACCAGCCCGAGCATCTGGGCCGCGTGGCTGGGCTGGCCCGGAAGAGGCTGGGGGTTAGGGAGGTGCACATGGTTGGCGGCAACGATCCCGAGCTCCCGCTGGATTATTATGAGGAGGCTATAAGGGCGATAAAGAGGGAGGCGCCTGGGGTGATCCTAAAGGCGTTCACGGCGGAGGAGATTGGCTTCATAGCCAAGGCCACGGGCAACTCGCCTAGGGAAGTCCTCTCCAGGTTCCGGGAGGCGGGTCTCGACGCGCTCCCGGGTGGAGGGGCTGAGGTCCTCAGCGAGGAGGTTAGGAGGAGGATAGCGCCCCTGAAGATATCTAGCGATGAGTACCTGGAGATACATAGGCTAGCCCACAGTATGGGTATAAGGAGCAATATAACGCTGCTCTACGCCCATATAGAGGAGCCTCGGCACATAGCCGAGCATCTCGACAGGATCCGCAGCCTCCAGGAGGAGACTGGGGGCTTCATAAGCTTCATACCAATAAGGTTCAACCCCGGCAAGACGCCTCTCTCGAGGCACCCAGAGTACGTCAGGAGGGGTGATAGGGGCGGTTTGTACGATCTCAGGATCGTGGCCGCCAGCAGGCTCGCCCTCCTCGGCGCTATAGACAATATAATGGCTTACTGGGTGAGCATGGGGGAGAAGCTCGCCCAGGCAGCCCTATCCCATGGAGCCAACGACATCGGAGGCACCTTCTATAACGAGAGCGTGATAAGCGCGGCAAGCAGCCTGAAGAAGAGGAAGGGCATGAGCCCCGAGAGGCTAGCATTCAACATTGCCACGGCGGGGTGGACGCCTATGGAGAGGGACACCTTCTACAACTACTATCCCCCGAGGGCCGAGCCGCCAAGGCTCCCGTGGATGCAGGGCTAG
- a CDS encoding dihydroorotate dehydrogenase produces MYSLPEISISVAGIRLEWPVGNASGVLGWEPAEARLVEESGGGFFVAKSVTYRPRKGYPQPRLYPASGGIVNAVGLANPGFREAAQLLAEAVKRVSIPVIASIAAGGPEEWVEIASTLEDSGVAAVELNLSCPHFEGGGLELGQDPAAVARVVSSVASTLRIPVIAKLGFSDKLVEAASKALGSGARGLTLINSVRAMKIDIYSKKPVLGNRVGGLSGRPIHPIAVRAVYEVYRETGADIFAAGGVEGWEEAVEFHLAGAKAVQVGSAIVARGPQVLRRIVDGVRRYLWIEGFRSLEEIVGYAHRY; encoded by the coding sequence GTGTACTCGCTACCGGAGATATCCATTAGCGTCGCAGGGATAAGGCTAGAATGGCCGGTCGGAAACGCCAGCGGCGTCCTAGGATGGGAGCCAGCTGAGGCGAGGCTTGTTGAGGAGAGTGGAGGCGGGTTTTTCGTCGCCAAGAGCGTGACCTACAGGCCTCGGAAAGGGTATCCACAGCCCCGCCTTTACCCGGCGTCGGGGGGGATTGTCAACGCAGTAGGCCTGGCGAACCCTGGTTTTAGAGAGGCTGCACAGCTGCTGGCGGAGGCGGTGAAGAGGGTGTCGATACCGGTGATAGCAAGTATAGCTGCGGGAGGCCCGGAGGAGTGGGTTGAGATAGCATCCACCCTCGAGGACTCCGGCGTCGCCGCCGTCGAGCTCAACCTCAGCTGCCCCCACTTTGAGGGGGGCGGCCTCGAGCTAGGCCAGGACCCTGCTGCTGTGGCTCGGGTTGTATCCTCAGTCGCCTCAACCCTTAGAATACCGGTTATAGCTAAGCTTGGCTTCAGCGACAAGCTGGTTGAGGCTGCCTCTAAGGCTCTCGGATCGGGAGCCAGGGGCCTCACGCTTATAAATAGTGTGAGGGCCATGAAGATAGACATCTACTCGAAGAAGCCCGTCCTAGGTAATAGGGTAGGAGGCCTTTCGGGCAGGCCGATACACCCCATAGCTGTGAGGGCGGTGTATGAGGTCTATAGGGAGACTGGTGCAGATATATTCGCAGCTGGCGGTGTCGAGGGCTGGGAGGAGGCCGTGGAGTTCCACCTTGCAGGGGCTAAGGCTGTTCAGGTCGGCTCCGCCATTGTGGCGAGGGGGCCTCAGGTCCTCCGCCGCATTGTGGATGGTGTGAGGAGGTATCTCTGGATAGAGGGTTTTAGAAGTCTGGAGGAGATAGTTGGGTACGCCCATAGGTATTGA
- the spt4 gene encoding transcription elongation factor subunit Spt4, translated as MARRTSLIACKNCGALVPRGTKVCPECGSTQFTENWSGMLVVVDPENSVIARELGIDKPVRKAILIGKKVMI; from the coding sequence TTGGCCAGGAGGACCTCGCTCATAGCGTGTAAGAACTGCGGCGCGCTGGTTCCGAGGGGCACGAAAGTCTGTCCAGAATGCGGGTCCACCCAGTTCACCGAGAACTGGAGCGGAATGCTGGTTGTGGTAGACCCGGAGAATTCTGTCATAGCCAGGGAGCTGGGGATAGACAAGCCCGTCAGGAAGGCTATACTTATAGGGAAGAAGGTAATGATATAG
- a CDS encoding DNA-directed RNA polymerase: MYYEYVVEEWIGMEPASIYSSEDLDKAALEHLRRLEGRIDEEMGVIVAVLDAKIVGDGVIPPVGGDPSIYYPVRYRVLAFKPVQLEVVRGVVTRADDFGLVVNLGPLDGKVHRSQIMDEGVELLPDRSGFVGLASKREIRVGDVVRARVVHVSKPSRTAQIIGIGLTMRQPYLGKEEWLAAEAKRG; the protein is encoded by the coding sequence ATGTACTATGAATACGTAGTTGAAGAGTGGATAGGCATGGAGCCGGCTAGCATCTACTCATCAGAGGACCTTGACAAGGCGGCGCTGGAGCACCTGAGGAGGCTGGAGGGTAGGATTGACGAGGAGATGGGCGTTATAGTAGCTGTTCTCGACGCCAAGATTGTGGGGGACGGTGTGATACCCCCCGTGGGCGGGGACCCCTCGATCTACTATCCCGTCAGGTATAGGGTACTGGCGTTCAAACCCGTCCAGCTAGAGGTAGTTAGGGGGGTGGTAACAAGGGCGGACGACTTCGGCCTGGTGGTGAACCTAGGCCCCCTCGACGGCAAGGTTCACAGAAGCCAGATTATGGATGAGGGTGTGGAGCTCCTGCCGGACAGGTCAGGCTTCGTGGGGCTCGCCAGCAAGAGGGAGATTAGAGTTGGTGATGTGGTTAGGGCTAGGGTTGTACACGTGTCTAAGCCCAGCAGGACCGCCCAGATAATAGGTATAGGCCTTACAATGAGGCAGCCCTACCTCGGCAAGGAGGAGTGGCTGGCGGCTGAAGCGAAGAGGGGGTGA
- a CDS encoding 4Fe-4S dicluster domain-containing protein, producing MRCIRCGRCSFECPVFLHTANLWGGPAYGGPMGMGWTAITLGEDLAGEISYLCLGCGRCDEVCPVEIPLSSIIAGLKARAASRVEKG from the coding sequence CTGAGGTGTATAAGATGTGGTAGATGCAGCTTCGAGTGCCCCGTCTTCCTCCACACGGCAAACCTGTGGGGCGGCCCGGCGTACGGCGGGCCGATGGGGATGGGCTGGACAGCTATAACGCTTGGCGAGGACCTTGCGGGAGAGATAAGCTACCTATGCCTTGGCTGCGGTAGGTGTGACGAGGTTTGCCCCGTCGAGATACCCCTATCGAGCATTATAGCCGGTCTGAAGGCTCGCGCTGCATCCAGAGTTGAGAAGGGTTAA